The nucleotide sequence GGACTCCATATTGACAGCTctcgagagcgggtgcggagaggacatCGCATTCACGTTGCAACcgggacagcaggtaagtatttgATGTtcgtttctgcttcctgcattaagacCCTTTGAATTTCAGGCTGCTGGTgtggcccatgcatgccccgttcttttTCCAGCCACGTTCCCAATCAACCTCTTGGCCCCGTGCCCCCTTCTCTTGTTACTTGGGAAAcctttgtgtttttttttatcgtTTATTTTATGGCGCGAACACCCGGATGCCCGCGACTCCGAGCCTCACCCGGTACCTTCGTCCGCCCTCGCTGACCAGGACGCAACGCCTGCCGCCCTTCCGCAGTGCCGTCGCGACCGCGGGTGCCTCCTCGATTCCCTCCGGCCATTCGCTCCTGGCGATCTCGCGCCAACCGCCTTCCTCCGGGGCCGATACCTGCCGCATGAACTGCGGCCGCGGGCGCTGCAACGGAGGTCTTTGGGTGGCCGGTGGCTCGGGCCACACCCAAGGTCCCTTCTCCAGCGATTCCGCCTCCCCCGTCGTTGCGGTCGTCGCCGGTATTGGCGGGCCCGCGCTCGGTGTCGGCGGGACCCACGCATCCTGCCGGCCTCTCGTCCGGGGATCCCGAGGACTCACCTTGGGGCCCCCTCCTCCCATATCCTGGGCTCCTCCCTCGTCGGTACCGTCGTGGGCCCCTCGGGCCACGTCCATACCACCGTCTGCTGCTGCCGGCACCTCCGTCCGCAGCACCGTCTGCTCCTCCGCCTGTGCCTGGTGGACTGCCTCCTCGTGCGGTTGTGGCATCGGCTGCGCGGTCGATTCCTCGGGTTGCGGTTGCTCCTCCGGTCGCTGTGGCTCGGTGTACCGCGGCGTGGGTGGCCGTGCTGtgctgtgccgtcttccccctttcTTCGTAAACCACAAATTGTACTCCCTCAGACCACCGTGGCACTCTGGATGCTGCGGTTTGTTGTTCCTCTCAGTTCCGTAACGAACATGCTTGAGACCCTACCTTGTTCACCCTTGGTGAGTATCCTTGGAAGTTGTCCTTGGGCCTACACCTTGCTTTGGGGCGTTCCTGGGTGGTATCCTTGGAGTGTCCTTGGGGCATTATTGGGGTACCCTTGAGGTGTCCTTTGAGTACcattggggtatccttggggtatcctctgggtgtccttcgggtattattggggtatccttgagGTGTGTTTTGAGTactattggggtatccttggggtatcctCTGGGTGTCCTTCCGGTATTATTGGGTTATCCTTGAGGTGTCCTTTGAGTactattggggtatccttggggtattgtttggctatccctagggtatccttcgggtgtcctttgggtatccttggggtatcgttgggctatccctagggtatccttcgggtgtcctttgggcACACTTAGGGTATTTTTGGGGTATCCTTCCTGTTTGAAGTGATGTGCTTTTGCTACTGTTGTTGTCGACCTTGTCCGTGTCCTTCCCGCCTGGCCTAACcacggatgactctggcaactgcccgacgctgaatcctgt is from Drosophila suzukii chromosome 3, CBGP_Dsuzu_IsoJpt1.0, whole genome shotgun sequence and encodes:
- the LOC139352724 gene encoding uncharacterized protein, which codes for MVLKGHLKGTPIMPQGHSKDTTQERPKARCRPKDNFQGYSPRVNKHPECHGGLREYNLWFTKKGGRRHSTARPPTPRYTEPQRPEEQPQPEESTAQPMPQPHEEAVHQAQAEEQTVLRTEVPAAADGGMDVARGAHDGTDEGGAQDMGGGGPKVSPRDPRTRGRQDAWVPPTPSAGPPIPATTATTGEAESLEKGPWVWPEPPATQRPPLQRPRPQFMRQVSAPEEGGWREIARSEWPEGIEEAPAVATALRKGGRRCVLVSEGGRRYRPVISSDSDVELVENPRVEQRRWRLRKAVNRADGGIPTGAAEVEWASEEAPQDQLAPSSHAEAVVAAKWEFRRKCEARRRSEERRLKEMEESPEWQAQLRMAEEEEQQLWENPGYPPTPRYAPEPCIPPQEVADDWASSPPRWLPEIPLTPRYEGSPQWTQARPPTPRSKVATADGCLGGKWSPGEPAGSQDPWQTGAVGATDAEHRTHNAKDRAIDANVYRERDTNRGASGARTLGVA